AGCGATTGAAGGATATAATTTTTTGGTTATAGAATTGATTATTTCGGGATTTTCAATTGTCATTTTGATTGCTTCTCTCAAAAACTGATAACCTTTAATATGGGCGGGAATGCCCACGGTGATAAAAATATTGGTGATTTTTTCTTCTGTTGATTTTTGCCTAATACGATTAATAGGTTCCGCCATATGGTAATCAGACATTATCTTGTCCATTATGCCCGCGTCTTTTATGGACGGTTCGTCATTAACAATGCTTAGCAACCTCTTTCTCAAAATCATAAAATCAAACGGCTTTATCATGTAATAAGTGGCGCCCAGTTTTAAAGCTTTTAGGATAAAGCTTTCTTGACTTAGAGCGCTAAGTATCAGAAACTTTGGCACATAGTCTTTTACTGTTTCCATAACGCCAAAACCGTCAAGCTCGGGAAGAACAATATCTAGAATTACCACATGCGGCTTAAACTGTTCAATTTTGGCTACGCCTTCCAGCCCGTCAACCGCTGTCATTGCAATTTCAAAATCCGGGTCTTTCAAAAAAAAGTCTTTCAGCATAGCGGTAATTTGCGGACTGTCTTCAATAATCCCCAATCTTACTTTTTGCATATTCCCTCCTTTATTATAATAAAAGAATATCATAAATACCAACAAAATTAAATACATTCTATAATAATTTTGTAAAAAATTAAGAATATTTTACAAAATTATTTAATTTTTTGTCGAAACTACCAAATATAACTACATATTTGTGTTAATTATACTATATATTGTGGTTTTGTCGCGTTTTTTGAAAAAATTTTTTTGTGGGTAAACATTCTTTTAAAAAAACATCCGCTTCTAATTTCAAGAAGCGGATGTTTTTAAAATTTATAGACTTTGCTAATAAATCATTAGTCAACGGGTCTTACATAATAGTTGCCTCTGTTCTTGAAAAGGATTTTAGTGCCTTCAACAACTGCGGTCAATGGATTAGGCGCGATCTTGATTTCAAGACCTAGTTGCTTGTTAAAGAATTCATCTACTCCGTCAATCAAAGCGCAACCGCCGTTGAGCGTAATGCCGTTTTCTATAATGTCGGCTGACAACTCAGCCGGAGTCGCTTGCAAAGCTTTAAGCACCGTATTGGCGATTTGGATGAACAACGGCCTTAAAACATCTCTGATTTCGGATTGTTTCAGTTCAATTCTTCTGGGCAGTCCGGTCAAAACGTCTCTGCCGTTTGCGTATGTGGTCTTGTCTTCGGGCAATTGAGCGCGCAAAGTGCCGATAACTTCTTTTATGCGTTTTGCGGTTATTTTGCCTATCAACAAACCATGGTTATATTGGACATAATTGATAATTTCATTATCAAAATAGTTGCCGGCTATGCGGATTGATTCGCTGACGACTATATCGCCAAGGGACAGCACGCCTATATCCGTAGTGCCGCCGCCCATGTCAATAACCATGCAACCGTTGGAGCTGTAAATATCCAATCCTGCGCCTATGCCGCCCGCCTTTACTTCTTCCTCAATAAACACATCGGGAACGCCCAACTTTTGAGCAAGCTGGATCATAGAATCGCGTTCTATTTGCGTAACTTCGGAAGGGCAGCAAATCAAGCAGGTTGATTTGGTTATGTCTATGTCCGTATTTTCAGCCTTTTTGAGCGCCAGCTCAATGAGCTTTTTGGCCGCGTCCATGTCCGAAATAACGCCGGATTGCAAGGGGCTGACTATTTTAATGCCCTTGTGGTTTCTTCCTATCATTTTTTCAGCGTTATTTCCCACGGCAAGAACTTCGCCTGTATAGTAATCAAACGCGATTACCGAAGGCTCGTTGAATATTATTCCTTCGCCTTCAACATAAACAAGCAAACTTGCCGTACCCAAGTCAATACCTATTTTGGCAGTGGTATTGGGGTTTCTCATAGAATTTATCATTCTAATAGGTTGTTGTTCAACTTGTTCTTTTACATCAATAGCATTGTTTTTCTTTTTCATACGTCACCCCTTTATAATTGAAGTGGATTAACCAGATAGTTGCCGCGGTTTTTGAGCAAGTATTTAGCGCCCTCAGCAACACAGGTTAATGGATTGTGAGCTACTCTTACGGGTACTTGTATCCTTGAACTTATAAACTCTTCCACGCCTCTTATCAAAGCGCCGCCGCCTGTTAGCAAAATACCGTTGAGGTAAATGTCGGCAGACAATTCCGGAGGCGTATCTTTTAGTACCGTTGCGATTAGCTTGACAATTTCTTCGTATGTAGGCAATATAATTTCCCTTATGTCGTCTGTTGAGACGTCAACATATTTGGGGATACCTACGACGATATCGCGACCGGCATAACGGTTAACGACAACGGGAGCGTTCTCGCGCAAGTCCGACAAATCCATTTTGCATCTTTCGGCTGTAAGTTCGCCAATCTCGACTTTTTGGTTCTTTTTGATCTGTTTGATAATTTCAGCGTCAATATAGTTTCCGGCTCTTCTTATTGTGCGGGATGTGACTATATCGCCAAAAGACAATACGCCAACGTCCGTGCTTCCGCCGCCTATATCTACAATCATCATACCTTTTGCCCTAAAGATGTCAAGTCCTGCGCCTAACGCAGCAGCCTTGATTTCTTCTTCAATAAACACGTCATTTATGCCCATGGTCTTAGCCAATTCAATCATGACATCTCTTTCAATCTTAGTTACTTCGGAAGGGCAACAAATAACGGCTGTTGAAGCTGACATTTGTTTTTCGGTTATGTTTTCAATCTTTCTCAAAACATAGGTCAAAAGCTCTTTGGCCGCGTGCATGTCGCTGATAACGCCGTTTCTTAAGGGCTTAATAACGACAATTTTGCTATGAGCTTTTCCTATCATTTGATGAGCGTCTGCGCCTGCGGCAACAATCTTTCCGCTTTCATAGTCAAACGCCACAACGGACGGTTCGTTAAATATTATACCTTTCTTTTCCACATAAACTAATAAGTTAGCAGTGCCGAGGTCAATTCCAATTCCCATACCTTCTGACATAGTTCATCCTCCTAATAATCACCGTAGTAATGTTGTTTTTCGTTCTTTAATAGTTTCTTTGTTCCGTCAATTACGGCGTTAATGGGATTAGTGGCGACCTTAACTTGTATGT
This region of Clostridiales bacterium genomic DNA includes:
- the spo0A gene encoding sporulation transcription factor Spo0A, translated to MQKVRLGIIEDSPQITAMLKDFFLKDPDFEIAMTAVDGLEGVAKIEQFKPHVVILDIVLPELDGFGVMETVKDYVPKFLILSALSQESFILKALKLGATYYMIKPFDFMILRKRLLSIVNDEPSIKDAGIMDKIMSDYHMAEPINRIRQKSTEEKITNIFITVGIPAHIKGYQFLREAIKMTIENPEIINSITKKLYPSIAQKYDTSSSKVERAIRHAIEVAWNRGKIENINSLFGVKVYSNNEKPTNGEFIALVADKMLIEGA
- a CDS encoding rod shape-determining protein; protein product: MRNPNTTAKIGIDLGTASLLVYVEGEGIIFNEPSVIAFDYYTGEVLAVGNNAEKMIGRNHKGIKIVSPLQSGVISDMDAAKKLIELALKKAENTDIDITKSTCLICCPSEVTQIERDSMIQLAQKLGVPDVFIEEEVKAGGIGAGLDIYSSNGCMVIDMGGGTTDIGVLSLGDIVVSESIRIAGNYFDNEIINYVQYNHGLLIGKITAKRIKEVIGTLRAQLPEDKTTYANGRDVLTGLPRRIELKQSEIRDVLRPLFIQIANTVLKALQATPAELSADIIENGITLNGGCALIDGVDEFFNKQLGLEIKIAPNPLTAVVEGTKILFKNRGNYYVRPVD
- a CDS encoding rod shape-determining protein, whose amino-acid sequence is MSEGMGIGIDLGTANLLVYVEKKGIIFNEPSVVAFDYESGKIVAAGADAHQMIGKAHSKIVVIKPLRNGVISDMHAAKELLTYVLRKIENITEKQMSASTAVICCPSEVTKIERDVMIELAKTMGINDVFIEEEIKAAALGAGLDIFRAKGMMIVDIGGGSTDVGVLSFGDIVTSRTIRRAGNYIDAEIIKQIKKNQKVEIGELTAERCKMDLSDLRENAPVVVNRYAGRDIVVGIPKYVDVSTDDIREIILPTYEEIVKLIATVLKDTPPELSADIYLNGILLTGGGALIRGVEEFISSRIQVPVRVAHNPLTCVAEGAKYLLKNRGNYLVNPLQL